One genomic segment of Nitratidesulfovibrio sp. includes these proteins:
- a CDS encoding cobalamin biosynthesis protein, with protein sequence MIAMSHTPPHPPAPPMAVYALTPGGAALARRIAATLGGVLYLPERLCGPDMDGTGADGADGADGGVTDAGADGASGISGTVAIHPFASLAELVARTFRLHPGHVFVAATGIVVRCIAPHIASKTQDPCVVACDQRGAFAISLLSGHLGGGNDLARQVAAVTGGVPVITTATDTEGLPSFDLLAARAGLAMADIAMVRHVGGALLAGEPVWICDPGNRLGLHAACVSAAEAGADHTGAHGAPGASGDGPDGLPHPAHLFRFVADPADLPPDVPSVLVTPHDHLAAPRRLVLHPRVLHVGTGCKRGVGGGIIEARIREALAAAHLAPASIVALASVSIKADEPGLHHAAAALGAELRFFDAASLAAVPVPHPSPKAAEVLGVAEVGVAEAAALLSARQASDAAVLLTPKSAGLGVTVAVAAPDYAPCALAACSATSPTLPAGETTP encoded by the coding sequence ATGATCGCCATGTCCCACACGCCCCCACATCCACCCGCGCCTCCCATGGCCGTGTACGCGCTGACTCCCGGCGGGGCCGCGCTGGCGCGGCGCATTGCCGCAACGCTGGGCGGGGTGCTGTACCTGCCGGAACGGCTGTGCGGGCCTGATATGGATGGGACGGGCGCGGACGGGGCCGACGGGGCCGACGGGGGCGTGACGGATGCAGGGGCGGACGGCGCATCGGGTATATCGGGCACGGTGGCCATCCACCCCTTCGCCTCGCTGGCGGAACTGGTGGCGCGCACCTTCCGCCTGCATCCCGGCCATGTCTTCGTGGCGGCCACGGGCATCGTGGTGCGCTGCATCGCCCCGCATATCGCATCAAAGACGCAGGATCCCTGCGTGGTGGCCTGCGACCAGCGCGGGGCCTTTGCCATCAGCCTGTTGTCCGGGCATCTGGGCGGCGGCAATGACCTGGCCCGGCAAGTGGCCGCCGTCACCGGGGGCGTGCCGGTCATCACCACCGCCACGGACACCGAGGGGTTGCCCTCGTTCGACCTGCTGGCCGCGCGGGCCGGGCTGGCCATGGCCGACATCGCCATGGTCCGCCACGTGGGCGGCGCGCTGCTGGCCGGGGAACCGGTGTGGATCTGCGACCCCGGCAACCGGTTGGGGCTGCACGCCGCATGCGTCTCGGCTGCCGAAGCAGGGGCGGACCACACCGGCGCGCACGGCGCTCCGGGGGCATCCGGCGACGGGCCTGACGGACTTCCCCACCCCGCGCACCTTTTCCGGTTCGTCGCTGACCCCGCCGACCTTCCGCCCGATGTCCCGTCGGTGCTGGTCACTCCGCACGATCACCTGGCCGCGCCGCGCCGCCTGGTGCTGCACCCGCGCGTGCTGCACGTGGGCACGGGCTGCAAGCGCGGGGTGGGTGGCGGCATCATCGAAGCCCGCATCCGCGAGGCGCTGGCCGCCGCCCATCTTGCCCCGGCGTCCATCGTTGCGCTGGCTTCCGTGAGCATCAAGGCCGACGAACCGGGCCTGCACCACGCCGCCGCCGCGCTGGGCGCGGAACTGCGCTTTTTCGACGCGGCCAGCCTGGCCGCCGTGCCCGTGCCGCACCCGTCCCCCAAGGCCGCAGAGGTGCTGGGCGTGGCGGAGGTGGGCGTGGCCGAGGCCGCCGCCCTGCTGTCTGCCCGGCAGGCAAGCGATGCCGCCGTCCTGCTGACGCCCAAGTCCGCCGGGCTGGGCGTCACCGTGGCCGTGGCCGCTCCGGACTACGCCCCCTGCGCACTTGCGGCATGTTCTGCAACCTCCCCAACCCTTCCCGCTGGCGAGACCACACCATGA
- a CDS encoding phosphate ABC transporter substrate-binding protein: MRHLRAVLSLVMVLALGLATVSAAAPLDAFAPQSGLTGSLDIAGGTAHIPVMKEAAKRIMTVNPALRISVAGGGSGVGVQQVGEGLVAIGNTGRPLTEAEVQKYGLQSFPFAIDGVAVVVSPANPVTGLTGKQVGDIFAGTVTNWKDVGGKDAPITLYSREDGSGTREVFVEKALKKGPQAATANVVNSNGAMKTAVAQDPNAIGYVGIGHLGETIKGLHFDGMVPTQDNAASGAYTVTRKLYMNTKGAPQGLAKAFIDYIFSAEGQEITKASGYIPLDR, encoded by the coding sequence ATGCGCCATCTTCGTGCCGTCCTGTCCCTGGTCATGGTTCTGGCTCTGGGCCTTGCCACCGTTTCCGCCGCCGCGCCGCTGGATGCCTTCGCGCCCCAATCCGGCCTCACCGGCTCCCTCGACATCGCCGGGGGCACCGCGCACATCCCGGTCATGAAGGAGGCCGCCAAGCGCATCATGACCGTGAACCCGGCCCTGCGCATTTCCGTGGCGGGTGGCGGCTCCGGCGTGGGCGTGCAGCAGGTGGGCGAGGGCCTCGTGGCCATCGGCAACACCGGCCGCCCCCTCACCGAGGCGGAAGTGCAGAAGTACGGCCTGCAATCCTTCCCCTTCGCCATCGACGGCGTGGCCGTGGTGGTCAGCCCGGCCAACCCGGTCACCGGTCTTACCGGCAAGCAGGTGGGCGACATCTTCGCGGGCACCGTCACCAACTGGAAGGACGTGGGCGGCAAGGACGCCCCCATCACCCTGTACTCCCGCGAGGACGGTAGCGGCACCCGCGAGGTGTTCGTGGAAAAGGCCCTGAAGAAGGGGCCGCAAGCCGCCACGGCCAACGTGGTGAACTCCAACGGCGCCATGAAGACCGCCGTCGCCCAGGACCCCAACGCCATCGGCTACGTGGGCATCGGGCACCTTGGCGAAACCATCAAGGGGCTGCACTTCGACGGCATGGTTCCCACGCAGGACAACGCGGCCAGCGGTGCCTACACCGTCACCCGCAAGCTGTACATGAACACCAAGGGCGCGCCGCAGGGCCTGGCCAAGGCATTCATCGACTACATCTTCAGCGCCGAAGGACAGGAAATCACCAAGGCCAGCGGCTACATCCCGCTCGACAGGTAA
- a CDS encoding HDOD domain-containing protein — MTVPQGRHMADEDAINRCLQLTFPPVMVQLVQALVAPFPEFSTIARILAMDPMLAAAVLNLVNSPYYGLGTKVSDLQRAATVLGTREILKLALSLSFQKRVSNELKRPQQAMYQDWRLVVWSSIAAEQIALRVQPDTAHLAYLASLLKDLALFMHLCSADEDPVLRGKACITSLERDQLSLENTCWGADHAAMARNIIHHWGLPEAIADAIASHHDLDGVPHHPPLTQAVILGTQWADLLHGQATHPALIIQFEMLLRTRLSLDDQGLENLREACAQRFKSMLAQLAIQDRPAGTRLYEQSLETLQSFYFLGAELSHVAGGLPSLAATLGRQLRWYWNVQRWEVALRMPGGEEYLLFSGDETTPVPRQAGPAPFARLPWQSGQERVPLSASGIDWGQLRLPKDALAPARKSALLVYCHFMAMALENYYRQQAVLEAKAETLDALPLGVARLDREGLLVEANRRFLDYVGRDELAPRTPVRPLLSEALGLDFGPEWQAFTDEGGPAFISRLFCPTDAAGRRMGAPCAYVSLHRRRDASHDDVLLLIEDVTEISDVDVQNLRQRDFLERLLDSMQEIVLTVDRTGHISWASRRCAGLRGKNLFASSRPTATFTDTWDAAYLSGASPAAPVEAVLELGDGSMGLFELLFSALDTREHEGPAFLVVGRDLTSIRRLEEKVKQQAMYDGLTGLFNHSQFHMILEREMERSRRTNRQLGLIFFDLDRFKAINDTYGHQAGDTVLRRVAAGISAVVRKGMDFPCRYGGDEFAVVVTEVTPEIMEGLARRIREGVVTSCKGAVDLSMGLALLTPADTGESLVQRADRASYAAKKMEGVKARWAE, encoded by the coding sequence ATGACTGTTCCGCAGGGTCGGCACATGGCCGACGAAGACGCCATCAATCGCTGCCTGCAACTCACCTTTCCCCCGGTCATGGTGCAACTGGTGCAGGCACTGGTGGCGCCGTTTCCCGAATTTTCCACCATCGCCCGCATCCTGGCCATGGACCCCATGCTGGCCGCCGCCGTGCTGAACCTGGTCAACTCGCCCTACTACGGGCTGGGCACCAAGGTTTCCGACCTGCAACGGGCCGCCACGGTGCTGGGCACCCGAGAAATCCTCAAACTGGCCCTGTCGCTGTCGTTCCAGAAGCGGGTGAGCAACGAGCTGAAGCGCCCGCAGCAGGCCATGTACCAGGACTGGCGGCTGGTGGTCTGGTCGTCCATCGCGGCGGAACAGATCGCCCTGCGGGTGCAGCCCGACACGGCCCACCTGGCCTACCTTGCCTCGCTGCTGAAAGACCTTGCCCTGTTCATGCACCTGTGCTCGGCCGATGAAGACCCGGTGCTGCGCGGCAAGGCCTGCATCACCAGCCTGGAACGCGACCAGCTGTCGCTGGAAAACACCTGCTGGGGTGCCGACCACGCGGCCATGGCCCGCAACATCATCCACCACTGGGGCCTGCCCGAAGCCATCGCCGACGCCATCGCCAGCCACCACGACCTGGACGGCGTGCCCCACCACCCGCCCCTGACCCAGGCGGTGATTTTGGGCACGCAGTGGGCCGACCTGCTGCACGGACAGGCCACCCACCCCGCGCTGATCATCCAGTTCGAGATGCTGCTGCGCACCCGCCTTTCGCTGGATGACCAGGGGCTGGAAAACCTGCGCGAGGCCTGCGCCCAGCGCTTCAAGTCCATGCTGGCCCAACTGGCCATTCAGGACCGCCCGGCGGGCACCCGGCTGTACGAACAGTCGCTGGAAACCCTGCAATCCTTCTACTTCCTGGGGGCGGAACTGTCGCACGTGGCCGGCGGGCTGCCTTCGCTGGCGGCCACCCTGGGGCGGCAGCTGCGCTGGTACTGGAACGTGCAGCGCTGGGAGGTGGCCCTGCGCATGCCCGGCGGCGAAGAGTACCTGCTGTTCAGCGGCGACGAGACCACCCCGGTGCCCCGCCAGGCCGGTCCCGCCCCCTTCGCCCGGCTGCCCTGGCAGTCCGGGCAGGAACGGGTGCCCCTGTCCGCCTCGGGCATCGACTGGGGCCAACTGCGCCTGCCCAAGGACGCCCTGGCCCCTGCCCGCAAGTCCGCCCTGCTGGTGTACTGCCACTTCATGGCCATGGCGCTGGAAAACTACTACCGCCAGCAGGCCGTGCTGGAGGCCAAGGCCGAAACCCTGGACGCCCTGCCCCTGGGCGTGGCCCGGTTGGACCGCGAAGGGTTGCTGGTGGAAGCCAACCGGCGCTTTCTGGACTATGTGGGCCGTGACGAACTGGCCCCCCGCACCCCGGTGCGCCCCTTGCTGTCCGAAGCGCTGGGGCTGGACTTCGGCCCGGAATGGCAGGCCTTCACCGACGAGGGAGGCCCGGCGTTCATCAGCCGCCTGTTCTGCCCCACCGATGCGGCGGGCAGGCGCATGGGCGCCCCGTGCGCCTATGTTTCGCTGCACCGCCGCCGCGATGCCTCGCACGATGACGTGCTGCTGCTCATCGAGGACGTGACGGAAATTTCCGACGTGGACGTGCAGAACCTGCGCCAGCGCGACTTTCTGGAACGGCTGCTCGATTCCATGCAGGAAATCGTGCTTACGGTGGACCGCACGGGCCATATCTCGTGGGCCTCGCGCCGATGCGCCGGGCTGCGGGGCAAGAACCTGTTCGCCTCGTCGCGCCCCACGGCCACCTTTACCGACACCTGGGACGCGGCCTACCTGTCCGGAGCGTCACCGGCGGCCCCGGTGGAAGCGGTGCTGGAACTGGGCGACGGCAGCATGGGCCTGTTCGAACTGCTCTTTTCCGCGCTGGACACGCGCGAACACGAAGGCCCGGCCTTTCTGGTGGTGGGGCGCGACCTGACCAGCATCCGCCGCCTGGAAGAAAAGGTGAAGCAGCAGGCCATGTACGATGGCCTGACCGGGCTGTTCAACCATTCGCAGTTCCACATGATCCTGGAACGCGAAATGGAACGCAGCCGCCGCACCAACCGCCAGTTGGGGCTGATCTTCTTCGACCTAGACCGGTTCAAGGCCATCAACGACACCTACGGGCACCAGGCGGGCGACACGGTGCTGCGCCGCGTGGCGGCGGGCATCAGCGCGGTGGTGCGCAAGGGAATGGACTTTCCCTGCCGTTACGGCGGCGACGAGTTTGCCGTGGTGGTCACCGAGGTGACCCCCGAAATCATGGAGGGCCTTGCCCGGCGCATCCGCGAAGGGGTGGTGACCAGTTGCAAGGGCGCCGTGGACCTGAGCATGGGCCTTGCCCTGTTGACGCCTGCGGACACGGGTGAAAGCCTGGTCCAGCGGGCCGACCGGGCCAGCTATGCCGCCAAGAAGATGGAGGGGGTCAAGGCGCGCTGGGCCGAGTAG
- a CDS encoding polyprenyl synthetase family protein: MLKLKAYLATELPRINKTLDAEVAVLHPLVRPVAEHVLRAGGKRLRPLLTLLTARTLRTGGAEGGGLFRTGSGPDLYPLACSVELLHSATLLHDDILDGADLRRGLPAAHTVFGQTETVLAGDALLALANRIVARYGDTRLTETIAEAIVQTATGEIVEIAHQRSTDHGHDTYIDIITGKTAWMLRASCELGALAAQAPDEAVQAAAGFGLNLGIAFQIVDDALDFAASSKDTGKPVGGDLREGKLTPPLIYYLETLAQPERDAFVTRFRQGSFDDAAVAEVAADLRARGCDAKTRELAASYLDKASACLDALPDTSERRILRQSIDYVLNRGT; the protein is encoded by the coding sequence ATGCTGAAGCTCAAAGCCTATCTGGCCACGGAACTGCCGCGCATCAACAAGACGCTCGACGCCGAGGTGGCCGTGCTCCACCCGCTGGTGCGCCCCGTGGCCGAACACGTGCTGCGCGCGGGCGGCAAGCGGCTGCGTCCCCTGCTGACCCTGCTGACCGCACGGACCTTGCGAACGGGGGGCGCGGAAGGCGGCGGCCTGTTCCGCACGGGCTCCGGCCCGGACCTGTACCCGCTGGCGTGTTCCGTGGAGTTGCTGCACTCGGCCACCCTGCTGCACGACGACATTCTGGACGGCGCCGACCTGCGGCGCGGCCTGCCCGCCGCGCACACCGTGTTCGGCCAGACGGAAACCGTACTGGCCGGAGACGCCCTGCTGGCCCTGGCCAACCGCATCGTGGCCCGCTACGGCGACACCCGGCTTACCGAGACCATCGCCGAAGCCATCGTGCAGACGGCCACCGGCGAAATCGTGGAGATCGCCCACCAGCGCTCCACCGACCACGGGCACGATACCTACATCGACATCATCACCGGCAAGACCGCGTGGATGCTGCGCGCCTCGTGCGAGTTGGGCGCCCTTGCGGCGCAGGCCCCGGACGAGGCCGTGCAGGCCGCCGCCGGGTTCGGCCTGAACCTCGGCATCGCCTTCCAGATCGTGGACGACGCGCTGGACTTCGCGGCCTCGTCCAAGGACACCGGCAAGCCCGTGGGCGGCGACCTGCGCGAGGGCAAGCTGACCCCGCCGCTGATCTACTACCTTGAAACACTGGCGCAGCCCGAACGCGATGCGTTCGTAACGCGGTTCCGGCAAGGCTCCTTCGATGATGCAGCGGTGGCCGAGGTCGCGGCCGACCTGCGGGCGCGCGGCTGCGACGCCAAGACGCGCGAACTGGCCGCCAGCTATCTGGACAAGGCATCGGCCTGCCTTGATGCATTGCCCGATACGTCGGAACGTCGTATCCTGCGCCAAAGCATCGACTACGTCCTCAATCGCGGCACGTAG
- a CDS encoding ABC transporter permease subunit, with protein MRDGNVPSALRCAAAVTVLGIAAVFGFVTVYALPVLLSGQGLAVLSWRWLPAAGQFGILPMVCGSVLLSCSALLLGWPLALGLCGWLHGLGPARPARALRQLVHGMAAVPTVVYGFVSVFLLVPLVRRAGQGSGLCWLTAALVLALLVLPTMVVIMDAALREQGRSLRLTGAALGLSPTQVFAHVMLPGARRWLVTAGVFGFGRAMGDTLIPLMLAGNAPGVPASPFDALRTLTAHMALVMSTDAGSTAYHSLFAAGILLLAVSAGVSLAVRRLRGTGQDSLTDAGWRP; from the coding sequence ATGCGTGACGGAAACGTGCCCTCCGCGCTGCGGTGCGCCGCCGCCGTCACGGTGCTGGGCATTGCCGCCGTGTTCGGTTTCGTCACCGTATATGCCCTGCCCGTGCTGCTGAGCGGGCAGGGCCTTGCCGTGCTGTCCTGGCGCTGGCTGCCCGCTGCAGGGCAGTTCGGCATCCTGCCCATGGTCTGCGGCTCGGTGCTGCTTTCGTGCTCTGCCCTGCTGCTGGGCTGGCCGCTGGCCCTCGGCCTGTGCGGCTGGCTGCACGGGCTTGGCCCCGCCCGGCCCGCCCGCGCCCTGCGCCAACTGGTGCACGGCATGGCAGCGGTGCCCACGGTGGTCTACGGCTTCGTCTCGGTGTTCCTGCTGGTGCCGCTGGTACGGCGGGCCGGGCAGGGGTCCGGCCTGTGCTGGCTGACCGCCGCGCTGGTGCTGGCCCTGCTGGTGCTGCCCACCATGGTGGTGATCATGGATGCCGCCCTGCGCGAACAGGGCCGGTCGTTGCGGCTCACTGGGGCGGCGCTGGGCCTTTCGCCCACGCAGGTCTTTGCCCACGTCATGCTGCCGGGGGCGCGACGCTGGCTGGTCACGGCGGGGGTGTTCGGCTTTGGCCGAGCCATGGGCGACACCCTGATTCCGCTGATGCTGGCGGGCAACGCACCCGGCGTGCCTGCGTCACCCTTCGACGCCCTGCGCACCCTCACCGCGCACATGGCGCTGGTCATGTCCACCGACGCGGGCAGCACCGCCTATCACTCGCTGTTCGCGGCGGGCATCCTGCTGCTGGCGGTGAGCGCGGGCGTCAGCCTGGCCGTGCGCCGCCTGCGCGGCACGGGGCAGGATTCCCTGACAGACGCAGGGTGGCGGCCATGA
- a CDS encoding cytochrome c3 family protein — protein sequence MKKMFLTGVLALAVAFAMPALAAAPKAPADGLKMDKTKQPVVFNHSTHKALKCGECHHPVNGKEDYQKCSTAGCHDSMDKKDKSAKGYYHAMHDKGTKFKTCVACHTETAGADAAKKKELTGCKGSKCHS from the coding sequence ATGAAGAAGATGTTCCTCACTGGTGTGCTCGCGCTGGCCGTTGCCTTCGCCATGCCCGCCCTTGCCGCCGCCCCGAAGGCCCCCGCCGACGGTCTGAAGATGGACAAGACCAAGCAGCCCGTGGTCTTCAACCACTCGACCCACAAGGCCCTGAAGTGTGGCGAATGTCACCACCCGGTCAACGGCAAGGAAGACTACCAGAAGTGCTCCACCGCCGGTTGCCACGACAGCATGGACAAGAAGGACAAGTCCGCCAAGGGCTACTACCACGCCATGCATGACAAGGGCACCAAGTTCAAGACCTGCGTGGCCTGTCACACCGAAACCGCTGGCGCCGACGCCGCCAAGAAAAAGGAACTGACGGGCTGCAAGGGCTCGAAGTGCCACAGCTAG
- the cobJ gene encoding precorrin-3B C(17)-methyltransferase → MTIAPLRVIGLGPGDAALLTPQARAAIAASDCIVGYTLYVELVPQELRHGREVLATGMMAEMERCNAAIDAALAGRVTCVVCSGDPGVYAMAGLVFELLDQRGLARLAHAVEVVPGVPALCGAAALLGAPLMHDFASVSLSDLLTPWPVIERRLDAALGADFVVVIYNPRSRRRADHLEKALAIAARHRGPDTPIGLVRQAYRPDQQISVTPLAAFDPATVDMLSIVIIGNAATTMVGGRMVTPRGYMDKYAPDGTRKRGDGE, encoded by the coding sequence ATGACCATCGCCCCCCTGCGCGTCATCGGGCTCGGCCCCGGCGACGCCGCCCTGCTCACCCCGCAGGCCCGCGCCGCCATTGCCGCGTCCGACTGCATCGTCGGCTACACCCTGTACGTGGAACTGGTGCCGCAAGAGCTGCGCCATGGCCGCGAGGTGCTGGCCACCGGCATGATGGCCGAAATGGAACGCTGCAACGCCGCCATCGACGCCGCTCTGGCGGGCCGGGTCACCTGCGTGGTCTGCTCCGGCGACCCCGGCGTGTACGCCATGGCCGGGCTGGTGTTCGAGCTGCTGGACCAGCGCGGCCTTGCCCGCCTTGCCCACGCGGTGGAGGTGGTGCCCGGCGTGCCCGCCCTGTGCGGGGCCGCCGCCCTGCTGGGCGCGCCGCTGATGCACGACTTTGCCTCGGTAAGCCTGAGCGACCTGCTGACCCCGTGGCCGGTCATCGAACGCCGCCTGGACGCCGCCCTAGGGGCCGATTTCGTGGTGGTGATCTACAACCCCCGCTCGCGCCGCCGGGCCGACCACCTGGAAAAGGCCCTGGCCATCGCCGCCCGCCACCGGGGGCCGGATACCCCCATCGGCCTGGTGCGCCAGGCCTACCGGCCCGACCAGCAGATATCGGTCACGCCCCTTGCCGCCTTCGACCCGGCAACCGTGGACATGCTGTCCATCGTCATCATCGGCAACGCGGCCACCACCATGGTGGGGGGACGCATGGTCACCCCGCGCGGATACATGGACAAGTACGCCCCCGACGGCACCCGCAAGCGGGGCGACGGCGAATAG
- a CDS encoding DUF2065 domain-containing protein, with protein sequence MHIDWNTLLCAVGLAFVIESIPYVLFAERMRPVLRSLSDQPPAMLRGMGIAAMCVGVLVVWLARRMLA encoded by the coding sequence ATGCATATCGACTGGAATACCCTGCTCTGCGCCGTGGGCCTTGCCTTCGTCATCGAAAGCATTCCGTACGTCCTGTTTGCCGAACGGATGCGCCCCGTGTTGCGGTCGCTGTCCGACCAGCCCCCGGCCATGCTGCGGGGCATGGGCATTGCGGCCATGTGCGTGGGCGTGCTGGTGGTCTGGCTGGCCCGGCGCATGCTGGCCTGA
- the mqnB gene encoding futalosine hydrolase codes for MSLVIATATTREMKAVLTGFNGRGRVGCALPGPGEACPSPVNGRNCLLLVTGVGPVNAALSLGRVLGAHRGVRGVLNLGVAGTFDVLRAPLGSAVLASAEVWPEYGLAGDDGVDPQGIAFPLAEGPAGPVWDRVDLAPEVLFEQWHLAMPATVRNGVSLTVAGVSGTPARAEAMRHRHAPLMENMEGFALALACLRHALPFAELRTMSNIVGSRAAEDWALEGALDALGTLARELFLTD; via the coding sequence ATGAGTCTTGTCATCGCCACCGCCACCACCCGTGAAATGAAGGCCGTGCTCACCGGCTTCAACGGGCGGGGCCGCGTGGGCTGCGCCCTGCCCGGACCGGGCGAGGCCTGCCCTTCGCCCGTCAACGGGCGCAACTGCCTGCTGCTGGTCACCGGCGTGGGGCCGGTCAACGCGGCCCTGTCGCTGGGCCGGGTGCTTGGCGCGCACCGTGGCGTGCGCGGCGTGCTCAACCTTGGCGTGGCGGGCACCTTCGACGTGCTGCGCGCTCCGCTGGGCAGCGCCGTGCTCGCGTCCGCCGAGGTGTGGCCGGAATACGGCCTGGCGGGCGACGACGGCGTGGACCCGCAAGGCATCGCCTTTCCCCTGGCCGAAGGCCCGGCGGGCCCGGTGTGGGACCGCGTGGACCTTGCGCCGGAGGTACTGTTCGAACAATGGCACCTTGCCATGCCCGCTACCGTGCGCAACGGCGTTTCGCTGACCGTGGCCGGAGTTTCCGGCACCCCGGCGCGGGCAGAGGCCATGCGCCATCGCCACGCCCCGCTGATGGAGAACATGGAGGGCTTCGCCCTGGCCCTGGCCTGCCTGCGCCACGCCCTGCCCTTTGCCGAACTGCGCACCATGTCCAACATCGTGGGCTCGCGCGCGGCAGAGGACTGGGCGCTGGAAGGGGCGCTGGACGCCCTGGGCACCCTGGCCCGCGAACTTTTCCTGACCGACTGA
- a CDS encoding nucleotide sugar dehydrogenase: protein MTTFDAIARRESPVAVVGLGYVGLPLAVSLARRFDVIGFDIAQGRVDELTAGHDRTGEVADADLAATSARFTCDGAALAAAGVIIVAVPTPIDSHRNPDLTPVERASATVGRHMSRGCVVVYESTVYPGVTEDVCVPILERESGLVFGRDFTVGYSPERINPGDKVHTLETIMKVVSGSDAPTLDLLAGLYGSVVTAGVHRAASIKVAEAAKVIENTQRDLNIALMNELSLIFDRLGIDTLEVLEAAGTKWNFLPFRPGLVGGHCIGVDPYYLTFKAEELGYHPQVILAGRRINDGMGKHVAETAVKQMIRAGCRVDGARVGILGLTFKEDVPDLRNTRVVDVVAELREYGVTTLVHDPMAEAAEARHEYGLDLASLDDFTQLDALILAVGHKAYRALPLSAMRGWFATPDRALLLDLKGLHNAQAAEEAGFFAYWRL from the coding sequence ATGACCACTTTTGATGCAATCGCGCGCCGCGAATCTCCCGTGGCTGTGGTGGGCCTGGGCTATGTGGGCCTGCCCCTGGCGGTGTCACTGGCCCGCCGCTTCGACGTCATCGGCTTCGACATTGCGCAGGGCCGCGTGGACGAACTGACCGCCGGACACGACCGCACCGGCGAAGTGGCCGACGCGGACCTTGCCGCCACCTCCGCCCGCTTCACCTGCGATGGCGCCGCCCTGGCCGCCGCCGGGGTGATCATCGTGGCCGTGCCCACGCCCATCGACAGCCATCGCAACCCCGACCTGACCCCCGTGGAAAGGGCCTCCGCCACCGTGGGCCGCCACATGTCGCGCGGCTGCGTGGTGGTGTACGAATCCACCGTGTACCCCGGCGTCACCGAAGACGTCTGCGTGCCCATCCTGGAGCGCGAATCGGGCCTGGTCTTCGGGCGCGACTTCACCGTGGGCTACTCGCCGGAACGCATCAACCCCGGCGACAAGGTGCACACCCTGGAAACCATCATGAAGGTGGTCTCCGGCAGCGATGCCCCCACCCTGGACCTGCTGGCCGGGCTGTACGGCAGCGTGGTCACCGCCGGGGTGCACCGCGCCGCCAGCATCAAGGTGGCAGAGGCCGCCAAGGTCATCGAGAACACCCAGCGCGACCTGAACATCGCGCTGATGAACGAGCTTTCGCTTATCTTCGACCGTCTGGGCATCGACACCCTGGAAGTGCTGGAGGCAGCGGGAACCAAATGGAACTTCCTGCCCTTCCGGCCCGGTCTGGTAGGCGGCCACTGCATCGGCGTGGACCCGTACTACCTCACCTTCAAGGCAGAGGAACTGGGCTACCACCCGCAGGTCATCCTGGCGGGCCGCCGCATCAACGACGGCATGGGCAAGCACGTGGCCGAAACCGCCGTCAAGCAGATGATCAGGGCGGGCTGTCGCGTGGACGGCGCACGGGTGGGCATTCTGGGGCTGACCTTCAAGGAGGACGTGCCCGACCTGCGCAACACCCGCGTGGTGGACGTGGTGGCCGAACTGCGCGAATACGGGGTGACGACACTGGTGCACGACCCCATGGCCGAAGCTGCGGAAGCCCGGCACGAGTACGGACTGGACCTTGCGTCACTGGATGATTTCACGCAGCTCGACGCGCTGATCCTGGCCGTGGGCCACAAGGCCTACCGTGCACTTCCCCTGTCCGCCATGCGCGGCTGGTTCGCCACGCCCGACCGCGCCCTGCTGCTGGACCTGAAGGGCCTGCACAACGCGCAGGCAGCGGAAGAGGCCGGATTTTTCGCTTACTGGCGTCTGTAA